The Ciona intestinalis chromosome 11, KH, whole genome shotgun sequence genome has a segment encoding these proteins:
- the LOC104266263 gene encoding IgGFc-binding protein-like — translation MAAFQILFCFLLLGFLHASGQTTCAVQPPSTTTFKAVLLENLVNVTRAHFVKNSVGADGFSKVNADQKYELFDLFAARYDNSASTQAFLAGFLDILYSTPTPTTTESHLSKVVELIKIGDVDSARVETRNAIAAGMRSNHMLNATNKDRLTMAEAHALAMLLDTIFNTIRSELSTRNFEVYLSLKVGSTLAFAIDTTGSMSGEINAAKSRVSAIINETTGTTDQPLFFVLSEFNDPRVGPTLATTSPTAILTGLNALRASGGGDEPELALAGIYNALIASTKRSVVFMITDATAKDVNLETRVIAQSVIRKIRIVSLLTKNLPSAAGFPLYNRISSSSGGLVTVTSKSDITGTSQLFRALTEQGQVKLKIALNVTAQNSSFVMDSTITRVTILLTRTSLTGNLNVASITNPAGSVGFKELVNNDGLVLIQLNSTVPGKYFINLVEEISFSLEVSGSSVFGGLPTVFEVENVTGAFVHNNQARAGNEAHIVVDMFGDLRGTQLEDICLMTPDFTLIQAIPVARCGNGLEEYRTIPTFTIPTQPFLILLLGKNNVTGEKFHRVDPCIITPLVANYQIDPIPDQVIDSGSVITVSTKFTNNDLADTFTFDVSDSRQYVQSWTPGSGVTTSIAKSVNRNVRITISVPSTAENDVISKVTVIATAQNGKEFVFTTFNVIVRNVKVVKCPTLIAPSGGSLSCSKFNAEGSICQVVCEPDYVIDGAQQTNCTNGSWTFNNLKCRFVGKKQCKVSGDPHYTTFDGKRYDFQGTCIYQTVKTTFNSTRGRLEPFSILVENELRSKSFRKVSWFRRAFIDIKGTLIVFRKRRKISVDGILVNVPIQIEVDSANIVNINQRGSLVVLTTSFGLTITYDGNARFIITLSGSYANLVTGLCGNINGNENDDLRLASNHSILANPNKFGNSYKVGGWSAGCQDGDPNDADGNCIEANNYRNLCNVVDGSCFTECRAGIKTPDIVQDCVFDMCVTSGDLQALEEAVADYADSCQENGFKICDWRKITKTPKNCQPNAHYEHEGTACPNSCIFPNRAKRCSRPKISGCVCDSGYVLSGQDCVRLSQCGCTSAGRYYKDGDTFLNTDCTERCTCRNTKLTCKATSCVAGAEKCGISPTTLEKTCMPITTATCRATGDPHYRSFDNKKFDFQGSCTYTMVKTVSMPPTRSFAIRTQHEFRPPNKIGTYVKFVYIEFSTASANLTITLGKFNGESSVSAKVENYFMTTQYIRDYKDSLFTVKVQGKGPVVIFCGVEVKYNGHTAKITLPGVYSNKVTGLCGNFNGNENDDTTTANGTFTTDLNEFGVSFQHGTCGTPKPPPPLVCSVADIAKWNSTKFCGVLTSATSIFAACQAKLDLTTLQDDCVFDMCANNGGLSLLHEILALAVEECTPITGPMCNWRANLNVTIPPCPAKLYLPRMYISMSQYM, via the exons ATGGCAGCAttccaaattttgttttgctttctGCTGCTTGGATTTCTGCATGCGTCCGGCCAG ACAACATGCGCTGTACAGCCACcttcaacaacaacatttaaagCCGTGTTGCTGGAAAATCTGGTGAATGTAACTCGCGCGCACTTTGTCAAAAACTCTGTAGGCGCTGATGGGTTTTCCAAAGTAAATGCGGATCAAAAATACGAACTGTTCGATCTCTTTGCTGCACGATATGATAACTCGGCTTCCACGCAAGC aTTTCTTGCCGGATTTTTGGACATTCTCTATTCCACGCCGACGCCAACAACAACTGAATCACATCTTTCCAAGGTAGTTGAGTTGATAAAAATTGGCGACGTTGATTCGGCGCGAGTTGAAACTCGCAACGCAATAGCGGCTGGAATGCGTTCAAACCACATGCTCAACGCAACAAATAAAGATCGATTGACTATGGCAGAAGCACACGCTTTGGCTATGCTGCTGGATACGATTTTTAACACCATTCGTTCAGAATTAA GCACCAGAAACTTTGAAGTGTATCTCTCACTAAAAGTCGGCAGCACTCTCGCCTTTGCAATCGACACCACAGGCAGCATGTCGGGCGAAATCAACGCTGCCAAGTCTCGTGTATCTGCTATTATTAACGAAACCACAGGAACGACAGACCAACCGCTTTTCTTCGTTCTCAGTGAATTCAACGACCCAA GGGTGGGACCGACGCTAGCCACTACATCACCGACAGCTATTCTGACTGGTTTGAATGCCTTGAGAGCATCGGGTGGAGGTGACGAGCCGGAACTTGCGCTTGCTGGAATATATAATGCTCTCATTGCAAGCACCAAGAG ATCTGTCGTTTTCATGATCACGGACGCCACGGCAAAAGATGTAAACTTGGAAACGAGAGTCATTGCCCAAAGCGTGATACGAAAAATCCGG ATTGTTTCCCTTCTCACGAAAAATCTCCCGTCCGCTGCTGGGTTTCCACTTTACAACCGAATTTCCTCCAGTTCAGGTGGATTGGTGACAGTTACGAGCAAGAGTGATATTACAGGAACATCTCAACTGTTCAGGGCATTAACCGAGCAAGGACAA GTAAAATTAAAGATCGCTTTGAACGTAACAGCTCAAAACTCAAGCTTTGTTATGGACAGTACCATAACCAGGGTCACTATTCTGCTAACGAGGACAAGTTTAACAGGAAATCTTAACGTTGCCTCCATTACGAATCCTGCAG GCTCTGTCGGTTTCAAGGAACTCGTCAACAACGATGGTTTAGTTCTTATCCAATTAAACAGTACCGTACCCGGAAAATACTTCATTAACTTGGTTGAAGAAATTAGCTTCTC ATTGGAGGTGTCTGGATCCAGCGTTTTTGGTGGCCTCCCGACTGTATTTGAAGTCGAAAACGTAACTGGAGCGTTCGTGCACAATAATCAAGCAAGAGCAG GCAATGAAGCTCATATCGTGGTTGACATGTTCGGGGATCTCAGGGGAACACAACTAGAAGATATTTGTTTGATGACACCGGACTTTACACTCATTCAAGCAATTCCAGTGGCTAGATGTGGTAACGGTTTAGAAGAATACAGAACCATACCAACTTTCACAATACCAACGCAACCATTCTTAATC TTACTTCTTGGGAAAAATAATGTGACCGGTGAAAAGTTTCACCGAGTTGATCCCTGCATTATTACGCCCCTGGTGGCCAATTACCAAATAGACCCGATTCCCGACCAAGTTATTGATTCCGGTTCAGTTATCACC GTTTCCACGAAATTTACTAACAACGACTTGGCAGATACATTTACATTCGATGTTTCCGATTCAAGGCAATACGTCCAATCCTGGACCCCAGGAAGcgg CGTCACGACTTCTATCGCAAAGAGTGTAAATCGCAATGTTCGAATCACAATTAGCGTTCCTAGCACCGCTGAAAACGATGTTATCAGTAAAGTAACGGTGATTGCAACTGCTCAGAATGGGAAAGAATTCGTCTTTACTACTTTCAATGTTATAGTCAGAAATGTTAAAGTCGTGAAG TGTCCAACTTTGATTGCCCCATCTGGCGGGAGTCTGAGTTGCAGTAAATTTAACGCTGAGGGATCCATATGCCAAGTTGTCTGTGAACCAGACTATGTGATTGACGGTGCTCAACAAACGAACTGCACTAATGGCTCGTGGACattcaacaatttaaaatgcagATTTGTCG GCAAAAAACAATGCAAAGTGTCTGGAGATCCTCACTACACCACATTTGATGGCAAGAGATATGATTTTCAAGGCACATGTATTTATCAAACAGTAAAAACTACATTCAACTCAACGCGAGGACGTTTAGAACCATTTTCAATCTTA GTTGAAAATGAATTGAGATCTAAATCGTTTCGAAAAGTTTCTTGGTTCAGAAGAGCATTTATTGACATCAAAGGCACATTAATCGTTTTCAGAAAACGAAGAAAAATTTcg gTTGATGGCATCTTAGTTAATGTACCAATTCAAATTGAGGTAGACAGTGCGAATATAGTGAATATTAACCAGCGTGGTAGCctggttgttttaacaacttcgTTTGGGCTTACTATCACTTACGATGGCAATGCAAGATTCATTATCACATTATCAGGCTCATACGCAAACTTAGTAACAg GCTTGTGTGGTAATATCAATGGTAATGAAAATGATGACCTTCGTTTGGCAAGCAATCATTCAATTCTTGCAAATCCAAATAAGTTTGGCAATAGTTACAAAGTGGGTGGATGGAGTGCAGG GTGTCAGGATGGAGATCCTAATGACGCAGATGGTAACTGTATAGAAGCGAACAACTACAGAAATTTGTGTAATGTGGTGGATGGAAGTTGTTTCACTGAATGTAGAGCTGGGATTAAAACGCCTGATATTGTTCAA GACTGTGTGTTTGACATGTGTGTTACATCTGGAGACCTTCAAGCATTGGAAGAAGCTGTAGCAGATTATGCGGATTCATGCCAAGAAAATGGATTCAAAATTTGTGACTGGagaaaaatcacaaaaacaC cgAAAAACTGTCAGCCAAACGCGCATTATGAGCACGAGGGAACTGCTTGTCCAAACAGCTGTATCTTTCCTAACCGAGCTAAAAGGTGTTCCAGACCTAAAATAtcag GTTGTGTTTGTGATAGTGGGTATGTATTGTCCGGACAAGATTGTGTGCGACTCTCACAGTGTGGTTGTACAAGTGCTGGCCGGTATTATAAG GATGGTGATACCTTCTTGAACACTGACTGTACAGAGCGTTGTACTTGCCGAAACACAAAATTAACATGCAAAGCAACATCCTGTGTGGCAGGAGCAGAAAAATGTGGCATTTCACCAACTACACTTGAAAAAACATGCATGCCAATaa CAACTGCTACATGCCGTGCTACAGGAGATCCACATTACCGAAGTTTTGACAACAAGAAATTTGATTTCcag GGAAGCTGCACTTACACAATGGTGAAAACTGTTTCAATGCCTCCAACCCGGAGTTTTGCAATTCGAACTCAACATGAGTTTCGGCCACCCAACAAAATTGGAACTTacgttaaatttgtttacattgaATTCAGCACCGCTAGCGCAAATTTAACGATTACTTTGGGAAAATTTAATGGAGAATCTTCTGTCTCAGCAAAG GTTGAAAATTACTTCATGACCACACAATATATCCGTGACTACAAAGATAGTCTGTTTACTGTGAAAGTACAAGGAAAGGGACCAGTTGTTATTTTCTGTGGAGTTGAAGTGAAATACAATGGACATACGGCGAAAATAACTTTACCAGGAGTATACTCAAACAAG GTAACTGGATTGTGCGGTAATTTCAATGGCAATGAAAATGACGACACCACTACGGCAAATGGGACGTTTACAACTGATTTAAATGAATTTGGAGTCAGTTTTCAACACGGTACATGCGGCACACCTAAACCACCTCCACCTTTGGTCTGCTCTGTGGCGGATATAGCAAAATG GAATTCTACCAAATTTTGTGGAGTTCTCACTTCTGCTACTTCCATATTTGCGGCTTGTCAAGCAAAACTTGACCTTACAACTCTACAGGACGATTGTGTGTTTGATATGTGTGCAAATAATGGGGGCCTTTCATTGTTACATGAG ATATTAGCCCTAGCTGTAGAAGAATGCACACCAATCACCGGTCCCATGTGCAACTGGCGAGCAAATCTAAATGTTACGATTCCACCTTGCCCCGCAAAACTCTACCTACCAAGGATGTACATCAGCATGTCCCAATACATGTAG
- the LOC100177399 gene encoding signal peptide, CUB and EGF-like domain-containing protein 2, translating to MVNVAMYEAACTKAACMHKEFFHWIDRMVAGYTAECAIRSSIALTNVRSATGLDMVCPDNSHYTMNMQPCMPTCGDKTASICKANRHVARFMAQEGCECNTGFIRSGLKCVPEDKCGCTGTNGLYVEHGDSRTIGKCDRKCQCRNGVWNCAAEQCFSNQYCGLRLGKFGCHFTDECKYNNGGCSHICSVCKGTIECKCPAGFGLDTDKKTCKKGLTECTSLLDEWKVSYADWKQNFNNDWRQSYNAYLANSALPTPTTSSNSLFYWSKWFDTDDSTGGGDNESLERILNFHPNEVCTSPLAMEKKLVSGSTTAAQCLAGSGNIQLRTESAYMGLVCVDSDQMTGVRCPDYSVRFLCMK from the exons ATGGTCAATGTAGCCATGTATGAAGCCGCATGCACAAAAGCAGCGTGTATGCACAAGGAATTTTTCCACTGGATAGATCGTATGGTAGCTGGTTATACAGCAGAATGTGCAATAAGGTCTTCGATCGCATTAACCAATGTCAGAAGTGCAACGGGGCTAG ATATGGTTTGCCCTGATAATTCCCATTATACAATGAATATGCAACCATGTATGCCAACATGTGGTGACAAGACAGCATCAATTTGCAAAGCGAATAGGCATGTAGCCCGTTTCATGGCACAGGAAG GTTGTGAGTGCAACACCGGTTTTATTAGAAGTGGATTAAAATGCGTGCCTGAAGATAAATGTGGTTGTACCGGCACCAATGGGTTGTATGTGGAG CACGGTGACAGTCGAACGATAGGAAAATGTGACAGAAAATGTCAATGTAGGAACGGGGTATGGAACTGTGCTGCAGAACAATGTTTTAGCAACCAATACTGTGGTTTAAGACTTGGAAAATTTGGATGTCATTTTACTG aTGAATGCAAATACAACAACGGTGGTTGTAGCCACATATGTTCGGTGTGCAAAGGAACAATTGAATGCAAATGTCCTGCTGGGTTCGGATTAGACACTGATAAGAAAACTTGCAAAAAAGGATTGACAg AGTGTACAAGCCTATTAGATGAATGGAAAGTAAGTTACGCAGATTGGAAACAGAACTTCAACAATGATTGGAGACAAAGTTACAATGCTTATTTAGCCAACAGTGCCCTTCCTACACCAACAACATCATCCA ATTCCTTGTTCTACTGGAGCAAATGGTTCGACACTGATGATTCAACTGGTGGTGGTGACAATGAAAGTTTGGAAAGAATTTTGAATTTTCACCCAAATGAAGTTTGTACATCACCCCTGGCAATGGAAAAGAAATTAGTCAGTGGAAGTACTACTGCTGCTCAATGCCTTGC TGGTAGTGGGAATATTCAACTACGAACAGAGAGTGCTTATATGGGTTTGGTTTGCGTTGATTCAGATCAAATGACAGGAGTTCGTTGCCCTGATTATTCTGTGAGGTTCCTATGCATGAAGTGA
- the LOC100184442 gene encoding DNA repair protein RAD51 homolog 1: MSVMQSVSENKENIEEENCGPLLINKLEQSGISAGDIKKLKEHGYHTVEALAYAPKKELIGVKGISEAKADKIIIEAAKLVPMGFTTATEFHQRRSEIIQITTGSKELDKLLQGGIETGSITEIFGEFRTGKTQICHTIAATCQLPIEQGGGEGKCLYIDTEGTFRPERLLAVAERYGLNGADVLDNVAYARAYNTDHQSQLLIQAAAMMSETRYAVIVVDSATALYRTDYSGRGELSARQMHLGRFLRTLLRLADEFGVAVIITNQVVAQVDGGAMFCADPKKPIGGHIMAHASTTRLYLRKGRGDTRICKIYDSPCLPESEVMFCINSDGIGDTKD, translated from the coding sequence atgAGTGTAATGCAATCTGTTTCCgagaacaaagaaaatattgaGGAGGAAAATTGTGGACCTTTGCTAATTAATAAACTTGAGCAGAGTGGAATTAGTGCTGGGGATATTAAGAAGCTAAAGGAGCATGGGTATCATACTGTTGAGGCATTGGCTTATGCTCCTAAAAAGGAACTTATTGGAGTTAAAGGAATAAGTGAAGCCAAAGCtgataaaattataattgaaGCTGCCAAGCTTGTTCCTATGGGGTTTACTACAGCAACAGAATTTCACCAACGACGGTCTGAAATCATTCAAATCACAACTGGATCAAAAGAGCTAGACAAGCTTCTACAAGGCGGTATTGAAACTGGATCAATAACGGAAATTTTCGGCGAATTTAGGACTGGAAAGACTCAAATTTGTCATACTATTGCTGCCACTTGTCAGCTGCCTATTGAACAGGGTGGGGGAGAAGGAAAATGTTTGTATATCGATACTGAAGGTACTTTTCGCCCTGAGAGGCTGCTAGCAGTTGCTGAGCGATATGGCCTTAACGGAGCTGATGTTTTGGATAACGTAGCATATGCACGGGCGTATAACACTGACCATCAATCTCAACTCCTTATTCAAGCTGCAGCCATGATGTCCGAGACACGGTATGCAGTTATAGTTGTAGACAGTGCTACAGCGCTTTATAGAACTGACTACAGTGGTCGTGGCGAGCTTTCTGCACGGCAAATGCATCTCGGCCGATTTCTAAGAACCTTATTGCGCCTTGCTGATGAGTTTGGCGTGGCAGTTATCATTACAAACCAAGTTGTAGCTCAAGTTGACGGCGGAGCTATGTTCTGTGCGGACCCGAAGAAACCTATAGGAGGTCATATCATGGCCCATGCTTCAACCACAAGGTTATATCTCCGAAAAGGGCGTGGTGATACAAGAATTTGCAAGATCTATGATTCTCCCTGTTTACCGGAATCCGAAGTCATGTTTTGTATCAACAGTGATGGTATTGGAGACACCAAGGATTAA